The following are encoded together in the Atribacterota bacterium genome:
- a CDS encoding UPF0280 family protein — MDNQNINYSNFFDVKHYNRSYRQRIKSRDLISFQVKEAESDLLIQAPVLLQKEGLSALRHFRNVLEEYIRKNLEFKDTLKPYPFDNFAHPMIKEMIKASAICQVGPMAAVAGCISQYTAERLLTKTDEVIIENGGDLYLKSSHIRKVIIYAGLSPLSNKIYLKIDSRKKGIGLCTSSGTVGPSFSMGKADAVTVLSNSAALADAAATAIGNIILTKADIKKGLKVAKNIDGILGLVIIKDDRIGMWGEIDYGLV; from the coding sequence ATGGATAATCAAAATATTAATTACAGCAATTTTTTCGATGTGAAGCATTATAATCGCTCATATCGACAAAGAATTAAAAGTCGGGATTTAATTTCTTTTCAGGTGAAGGAAGCAGAAAGTGATTTACTGATTCAAGCACCTGTTCTTCTACAAAAAGAGGGGTTATCTGCCCTGAGGCATTTTCGGAATGTGCTGGAGGAATATATCAGGAAAAACCTGGAGTTTAAGGATACATTAAAGCCATATCCTTTTGATAATTTCGCACACCCCATGATAAAGGAAATGATTAAAGCTTCTGCAATCTGTCAGGTAGGCCCGATGGCAGCCGTTGCCGGCTGTATATCCCAGTATACTGCAGAAAGACTGTTAACCAAAACCGATGAGGTAATTATTGAAAATGGCGGAGACCTTTATCTTAAAAGCTCTCACATCAGAAAAGTAATCATTTATGCCGGATTGTCTCCATTGAGTAATAAAATATATCTGAAAATTGATTCCCGTAAGAAAGGTATTGGTTTATGTACCTCCTCCGGTACCGTAGGACCCTCTTTCAGTATGGGAAAGGCAGATGCAGTAACCGTTCTTTCCAATTCTGCTGCCCTGGCAGATGCTGCTGCTACGGCTATCGGTAATATAATTCTTACCAAAGCAGATATAAAAAAAGGATTAAAGGTTGCAAAGAATATTGATGGAATTCTTGGATTGGTTATTATCAAAGATGACCGGATAGGCATGTGGGGAGAAATAGATTATGGATTGGTTTAA
- a CDS encoding 4Fe-4S binding protein, protein MIKQKAILRFTSSTVEEPITYLLIKKYDLWINILQAKFEPGIGGKLVIEIRGDRKQIDKAFHFLKEHNVKVEFLEQEIFWNEKKCNHCGACVSICPVGAIKMNKENYHLEFNYQDCVVCGYCADACPVGAIEYIF, encoded by the coding sequence ATGATTAAACAAAAAGCAATTTTAAGATTTACTTCTTCCACTGTGGAAGAACCGATTACATATCTATTAATTAAAAAATATGACTTGTGGATTAATATACTGCAAGCAAAATTTGAACCTGGTATTGGCGGAAAGCTGGTTATTGAAATTCGTGGAGACCGGAAGCAGATAGATAAGGCATTTCATTTTTTAAAAGAACATAATGTGAAAGTTGAATTTCTTGAACAGGAAATTTTCTGGAATGAAAAAAAATGTAATCACTGCGGTGCCTGTGTTTCCATCTGTCCTGTTGGGGCTATAAAAATGAATAAAGAAAACTATCACCTGGAATTCAATTATCAGGATTGTGTGGTATGTGGTTATTGTGCAGATGCCTGTCCCGTAGGGGCTATTGAATATATTTTTTAG
- a CDS encoding homocysteine biosynthesis protein — MGKVKRTFQEINDKIARKEAIVMTAEEVISLKEEQGIAKATEMVDVVTTGTFGPMCSSGAFFNVGHSDPPIRMQKVWLNDVMAYAGLAAVDFYLGATQLSETERNDYGGAHVIEDFVKGKNIRLKAISGGTDCYPAREVEATISKNTVNQAFMVNPRNSYQNYNVAVNQSSKKIYTYMGILLPELGNASYSTSGQLSPLLNDPDLRTIGIGTRIFIGGAQGYVIWEGTQFNPQPIFGKDDKEKIIGKKGAVLSLIGDLKEMNPDFLQAAFFSGYGVTLYMGIGVPIPILDEEMLKAVSIKDEEIYTEITDYSYPHLNKPSLGVVNYNQLRSGQIEIKGKKIPTSSVSSYAKAREIASTLKDLIVKGQFLLQEPIQPFPSKREFKQLKTKRVQ, encoded by the coding sequence ATGGGGAAGGTCAAGAGAACATTTCAAGAAATTAATGATAAAATAGCCAGAAAAGAAGCAATAGTAATGACAGCCGAGGAAGTAATTTCCTTAAAGGAAGAGCAGGGAATTGCCAAAGCAACGGAAATGGTAGATGTGGTAACTACCGGAACTTTCGGTCCAATGTGTTCTTCAGGGGCTTTCTTTAATGTAGGACATAGTGACCCACCCATTCGCATGCAGAAAGTATGGCTTAATGATGTAATGGCTTATGCCGGATTAGCTGCTGTTGATTTCTATTTAGGTGCTACCCAGTTATCTGAAACAGAGAGAAACGATTATGGTGGAGCACATGTAATTGAAGATTTTGTAAAAGGAAAAAATATTCGCTTAAAGGCAATTTCTGGCGGAACAGATTGCTATCCTGCCCGAGAAGTAGAGGCTACGATTTCTAAAAATACAGTTAACCAGGCGTTTATGGTTAACCCCAGGAATTCTTATCAGAATTACAATGTGGCAGTTAACCAGTCATCCAAAAAAATATACACCTATATGGGAATACTGCTCCCTGAGCTGGGAAATGCAAGTTATTCTACCAGTGGCCAGTTAAGTCCATTACTAAATGATCCTGATTTAAGAACTATCGGCATTGGAACAAGGATTTTTATTGGTGGTGCGCAAGGCTATGTGATCTGGGAAGGAACTCAGTTTAATCCTCAACCAATTTTTGGCAAAGATGACAAAGAGAAGATAATTGGTAAAAAAGGAGCAGTCTTGTCTTTAATAGGTGACTTAAAAGAAATGAATCCGGACTTTTTACAGGCTGCTTTTTTCTCAGGTTATGGAGTGACTCTTTATATGGGAATCGGGGTTCCCATACCTATACTTGATGAAGAGATGCTGAAGGCAGTTAGTATTAAAGATGAAGAGATATATACAGAGATAACCGATTACAGCTACCCACATCTCAATAAACCTTCACTGGGTGTTGTAAATTATAACCAATTAAGAAGTGGACAGATAGAGATTAAAGGGAAAAAAATACCCACTTCATCAGTTTCGAGTTATGCAAAGGCAAGAGAGATTGCCTCTACACTAAAAGATTTGATAGTAAAAGGACAATTTCTCCTGCAGGAACCTATTCAGCCTTTTCCTTCTAAGAGAGAATTTAAACAATTAAAGACTAAACGGGTCCAATAA
- a CDS encoding vitamin B12 dependent-methionine synthase activation domain-containing protein, with protein MEIIENIRLRIDKEEVLRYLGCFKKEASDINPLIIKLTREEIAQAYSLIEPKGIYDFVKVKQFCLGSGKILLSNKQSLQFDNKLVEQLADIKYAVFCIVSVGHFLEDKISEYFSSGEAPKAMALDAAGTVAIRNFRDCMCKLIRQKAEDMGLKVIGSFSPGEEGWTIDQQKTIFQIIPADKIGVNITDSYMMVPKKSLSFMIGIGIKPKIFKNKENSCKTCKAVNCQFRKN; from the coding sequence ATGGAAATTATAGAAAATATCAGATTAAGGATAGATAAAGAGGAGGTGTTGCGTTACCTGGGATGTTTTAAGAAAGAGGCTTCGGATATCAACCCGTTAATTATAAAACTGACCAGGGAAGAAATAGCCCAGGCATATAGTTTGATTGAACCAAAAGGAATTTATGATTTTGTTAAAGTCAAACAGTTTTGTCTGGGAAGTGGAAAAATTCTTCTTTCAAATAAACAATCCTTGCAGTTTGATAATAAGTTGGTTGAGCAATTAGCAGATATAAAATATGCTGTTTTTTGTATAGTGAGCGTCGGACATTTTTTAGAGGATAAGATATCCGAATATTTCTCTTCAGGTGAAGCTCCAAAGGCTATGGCTCTTGATGCTGCGGGAACTGTTGCAATTAGAAATTTCCGCGATTGTATGTGTAAACTGATTCGTCAAAAAGCTGAGGATATGGGATTGAAGGTTATTGGATCTTTTAGTCCCGGTGAAGAAGGATGGACAATAGATCAACAAAAAACTATCTTTCAAATTATACCCGCCGACAAAATCGGAGTAAATATAACTGATTCCTATATGATGGTACCCAAAAAGTCATTATCTTTTATGATAGGAATAGGGATAAAGCCAAAAATATTCAAAAATAAAGAAAATTCCTGCAAAACATGCAAGGCAGTTAATTGTCAATTCAGAAAAAACTGA